A segment of the Denticeps clupeoides chromosome 2, fDenClu1.1, whole genome shotgun sequence genome:
CTCAAGCAGAACTTGATGCACAGAGACATTGTGGGAAACTGTCCAGGTTTAAAGTAAAGAAATAAGGGCAGATTTCTCCTGTGGGTGGAACTGTAGAACATTCTTCAGAACATTGAATTTCAGTATAATCTATGAAACATGTTCTCATTCTCCAGTTGGTTTAATTGAAAGTCTGATTGTGACCTCCTCCTAGACCTCTACATGTTCCAGGTGTCAGAGTCGGCGCCAGTTGGCACCACGGTCGGCAGGGTCATGGCGGATGACGGAGACGTTGGGGCGAACGCCAGGATGAACTACAGCCTGAAGGACCTGGAGGAAAGCTCCACGTTCACCATTCGCACCGACCCTGTGACCCAGGAGGGCATTGTGCTCCTGGCCAAAGTGAGAACCATAGAAAAAGTTACACAAAGCATTACAAAAGTCCATTTTAAACACTTTACTAACATTTTGTGCAAGAAGAGTCGCCTTAATTGTTTTCTGATCGAACATCCTTGCAATAATTTCTTCTGTGCAGTAAACAACCCAACCGTGAgagtttaaaatgaaaagcagctTTGCAGATGTTATAAAATGATACTAAtttgataaaaataaagtgGCCTCCGGATGGGGGGAAGGAGCAGTAAACGTCCCTCACAGCTGCGCATGTGAGTTATGGCCGCAATAAAAAGCTATATTATCACATTTCAATTTGTCATTGAAGTGGAGTTATGACACGAGTGTGACTCAAATCAGTCATTCTCATCGTTTATTGACACGATCGGGAGAAACGTCCCCAGAGCTCAATTTCTAAAAGGATCTGGAGAAGAGGAAAGTATTTCCCCCGCCACAGAATAATCGACAATGCCCTTCGCCGAATCGGTTTCCTGTTTTCCTGGCGCGCTTTTGTCCCCCCGCCACAAAGCCGGGGGGATTCGTGGCAGGCTGAATGGGCTTGTTATGGAAATGATGGGCTCATCCTTGAACCTTGGGGGGAGGCGTTAATGGTTCACATGCTGTTTTTAACAAGCATCATCTTGTCGATCGAAATTCAACATCGGTTAAGTGCAAGTTCACAGCTGGTGGCTCATCAACTTTGAATGAAGCGCTTGTGTGCGTGGCCAGATGGAATTGCGGGAGCGGCGTTGTGTGTCAAATACGCGCTGTAGCTGCTTTCACAACCAGGAATATTTCTGTATACATGTGTataaatatgtcttttttttaagaatctgTAATATGGGCCCAAATTCTCGCTCAACTAAtctttgcttatttatttaaagcaatGATTATTTAGAgagaattcattttaaaaagaaaaacactcatAACAGTCCACTTATGACTTTAGGAGCTGCAACAAACCTTATATTGTTATTGAATTCCACGTATTTACGTTGTACTTACAATTACGAgcacttttgttgtgcatgtgtCCAAAAATTAATTCCAATCTTCTGGTAAAAATGAGTAATGACCATGAGGTCTTTGATGTTATGAGAAGGTTGGGTTACAATGAAGAACCAATGTGAGACCTAATTAGCTGTACTGTTATTTTGCCATCGCAATCATCTTCATGGTGTAACGTTGTTGGTGGAAAAGTTAAAACATCTGAGATTTCTTGAGGGAACTCTAGTGTCCTCTAGTAACACAAAAAGCCAAGGGTTTCCAGTAACGATCAAAATCTCCTAATTAAAATGCCTTAATTGAAAATTGGCCCAATGAACGGCAATTTATTTCTTAAGACATCCGTAAAAATGGTAAAAGAAGAagttgtaaaaaagaccatgtggtgtggtagaagagaatagagtgtgtagaaaaactctttctccctccacacaaagcactgtattcaaccactccaatttgatgttacctggcagaaagaggcatggcacaatagaggttaaaaatgaacagtttctaatttattaacaccggtaaataattattgtagttacatgtgaatattgaatgtaaaaaggtaccaaggttacagagaaaaataaaaatgagaagaaagagtaaagagggagaagagaaaaagagggggagataaagactcagaagccttccggcttccgatggaaaaccccctgagcaagaaagcttttccacatgtgagcagacctttatacccctggcctacaggaagttgtcactggcctacaggaagttgtcactgaccaatcagaacctgttgtttctgatgtcacgcccccggtgcctcccatttggggaagacaaagggggtgggcggtcctgacagctgacacttcacacgttgccgtcagacaaaaggcatgtaatcttcacgcacaaccatccacacaggaatgacacacctccccctgcagacagctgttttgcaacacaaaaggcatgctCCCGTGAGGTCCATCCTTACAAAGTGTTGGGAGAAGTGTGGTTTATTGTAGTGTGGAGTATGTAAATTTGTTTGGTTTTCTTCCCTTTTGCCAGCCGCTGGACTACGAGAGAAAGAGACGCTTTGCCATTTCTGTGGACGCTGTGAATGACCTAATAGACACTCGTTACCTCAGCGTCAATGAGTTCAGGGACCTGACGAACGTCAAAATCATAGTGGTGGACGAGGACGAAGCGCCGGTCTTCCGCGCACCGCTGTACGAATGGAAGGTTCCGGAAAACGCAGCCGTGGGCACCACAGTGGGAGCTGTCAGCGCCCGAGACGTCGACGAAGCCGGCAATCCAATCAGGTGAGCGGTGATTTCAGAGAAATTACATCAGTCCGATCAAACGAATAACGTGGATCCGTACCGGCCCAACTGATTCGTGCAAGTAAATATTTCCCCTAATTACCTTTAATGTCTACCAAAGACACAAAATAACTATGCGGCACATGCAACGTGTTCATCCACTTCCATTTCTTCCATTGTCGTGGGGTGAACTGGAGTTCATTAGAATTTGCTTCGGCTTCACTCTTCCTTTGGGAGAAACGAATCTCTTTCAGCCACAATATCAAGCGCTCCGGTTGCCTCCGTTCTGATCTCGGCAGATGGTCCATGCATGGCTGCGCTTATCTCCTTTTACTTTGGGAGGAAATGAACTCTGCCGAATAAAGCACTGTGACGTTCCACCTATTCTATATCTTTTAATTTTACTGAAAGGGGAGAGAAacagaaagtaaaaataataataccgTCTACGCGGCACCATCTGGAAGCtccaatctcaatcatttgtcAATAAATGATGAAGAACCAGAGAAGCACAGTAGCTGTTTGTCACTCAGGTGGAgtttttatgctgtttttttttttatttatgcggCCTGTGACATTGAGATTTCTTGTGTGCATGATAATCAATATTTAATGGAAAACGGGGAGATTTTTGGAGAAGTTGCTTAATGAAACCACCAGGGCACACAGAAAATTCTGTGCTTGTGCTTCTGGGAACCTTTGCATGGAAAACCTGGGAAAATCGATCAATGGAATGAAGCATGAATTCCCCGACCGGTCAGCGGTAAAGAATGTGAACTTCTCATTTCTTCCTTTAATCCAGATACTCCATTGCCAAAAGCAGCGGCACGAAGGACGTTTTCCGAATAGACCCCAACAATGGAACCGTTATTGTGGCCAAACCTTTGGACCGGGAGACGTCCGACTGGCACAATCTGACAGTAGCTGCCAAGGAGACAAGTGAGGCGCATCTCTTATTCTGACAGACGCACATCCTGCTCGACTCCAACCAATGGGCGGATGTGCGGGCTGCGGCGTGTGGGCAGTGATGACATGATAACGTTCCGTTTCTCCCGCTTGTCTGACACAAATCTCCCGGTTCCCGGGCTCAGAGGTGGCATTTCTTTCAGCTCTTGGATGGAAACATCATATTTCTTTGCTCGGTGTTGCGTTTGTAAAAGATAAAGCGCCCATTTGTTGGGCTGGAACCCTCGGCACGTCGCACTCGAGACGCTAACGCGCCCTGTCTCGCCTCCGCAGGGACGAGCGATTTGTCCTCATCTGTGGAGGTGGCCGTAAAAGTGTTGGACGTCAACGACAACGTGCCCAGCCTGGCCGCGGAGTACCGGCCGTATATCTGCGAGGGAACAGAGGCCGGAGAGGTGATGTACGCCCACTCTGCTCGGCCACTGATGCTGCGATCGCACGACCGCCACGATCTTCCCGCCGGCGGTTACGTTGCGGACCTGACAAGTCACTTTATAAATGTCCCCCCTACATTTACACCATATATTACGCATGGTCGAAGCACGATGCTTAGTTCCTGGCTTCTGTACAGAGACGGGAAGTTTACCGTAACGTAGGCCGTACGCGCGTGTCTTCAGACCAACCAGAAGTCTGAAAATGGTAAGAAGAACGGACGTTTCGGAGTAATTCACTGTAACGCAGCATAATAGCTAATGCTGCAGTGAGCAGTAATCTGACAGCGATTAGCCTGCCCACAGGGGATGGGGAGGATTAAGTGGGGCTGAGACCTTCTTCTGACCAACTCGTACGTGTCAGACGACATGCAAGAAGGGGATTTTATGTGGATTTCCACATTTCCATTGTGTTACTTCACTAGTCGGTTACTTTACATGCGTACCGTACTGCTTATGGAGCCGATTTTCAACCCTGCTCTGTATTTGCCAGAAAATGTTCATTCTCATCTACACTCAATTAATGAAACAAGGACCGTTAACAAGATGATTTGTGTGTCTGCGCCAGATCATCCAACTCATCAGTGCTACAGACCCAGATGACCCTGATGGTGGTCATCACCTCTACTTCTCCATGGCTCCAGACAAGCACATCAACCCCAACTTCACCATCCGAGATAACCaaggtaaaaatgaaaaaagtagcCTAGCAGATAAGACCAGCAGATAAGACTATGAACCAGATGGCTACAAAGAcacgggttcgaaccccacttactaccactgtgtccctgagcaagacacttaacccccgagtgtctccagggggactgtccctgtaactactgactgtaaggcgctctggataagggcgtctggtaaatactgtacatgtaaatgtatatggcaagcacaatacatttaataacatttacttttaaatagGTTTAATTCAATTAGCATGTTTAACAAAGCTATGatataatatgatataatattcataataaatataaaaaaaatcctgatgaTGTCCTTGAGGAAGTTTTAATTGTTGATGTTCTCCACGCTCTTTGCAGACAACACAGCAGGAATCCTGGCTCGCCGCAGCACCTTCACCAGGAGGGACCGTGCCCAGTACCTCCTCCCGGTGGTGGTGACTGACAGCGGATCTCCAGCCCTGTCCAGCACCAGCACCCTGACTGTCAGAGTGTGTGCCTGCCAGCCGGCTGGACACTGTGCTTCTGGAGGGGTGGAGGCTCTGGTCCTGTCTATGGGCTTTGGTCTCCAAACGCTCCTGGGTGTTTTAGCTGGTCTGGTTTTGCTCACAGGTAAGGCAGGAACACTGAGTTGACTTGGCGACTATAAACCTGCAAAAGAAGCAGTGATGTAACAGTACAACATTTGTAAATGGTTAATAAGGACTGTCAGGAGACTCATCATTTCTACATGTTTATTCTCAAAAGTCACAAACCTGGAGATGAGAGATGATTATTAGGTAGAATcactaattattttattgagcATTTTGAAGGTGGGTCACCAGTAAGCCCTGTGATTACAGGTATTAAACTCAACtccataattcataattacatttacagcatttatcagaagcccttatccagagcgtattacaatcagtagttacagggacagtcccccccctggagacactcagggttaagtgtctcactcagggacacaatggtagtaagtggggtttgaacctgggtcttctggttcataggcgagtgtgttgcccactaggccactaccacccctaccagCTCCTGATTAGGTTTTGggttaaaatattataaaatgccGTTCAGCTCACAACGCAAACCACTGTTGAAATTTCCTGTAAGGGTCATGCGAGGACCTGCACAAGTAGCGCACTGTGCTGGTTAAACAGCTATTATATTGTTCTGCTGCCCCACATCGGCGCTGCTGTTGCTGTGCCACGACCAGGCGTTACGCTTGTGACGTATTAAACGATTAACGATTAGTAAAAGAAATGCGGCTGTTATACCATCAAAGCCCACGTTGGACTACACAGACGATGTCAGATGGTTGTACAGAGCACACTACACAACTTTCTGACGTCAAATAATATCTGGACAAGACCCCTACTACTGCACCGGGTCTCTGAAAGAACGTACTGTTACAAACCGGAGGATGGTATACAAACGTAAAAAAAGTGTGCAATGGTCAGTAGTGAAAATGGTTGACGTGGTCTGAAACCAGCTCTCAAGCAGGCCGGTGTCGCGCAGATCTCTTCGGTTACCACGTCCTTCTCTCCCAGCAGAGCAGTCGTGTTAGGGCACAATTCCGcagccccccccaccaccaccccagcCTGGCaagtactgtgtgtgttgacGCTTAGCCGGCTCCGCGGTCATCCATTCACACCGCGCCTAACACTGGCAAGAATAACACCGACGTGACACCCATTGTACGAATAACGAGTGTGTCGGAGTGCGTGGACTAATGGCGGCCGTACTCCCGGCGCCGGTCGTGTTGAGCATTAACGTGCGTAATCGCCGCGCTAACAGACCACTAATTCCGGCAGAGTGGCGCTCGGTTGCCGAGCCTTTGACTGTTTGAGCTGCAGCTTCAGCGCGTCGAGGTTCTTCGCACGGCGCTTTGAAGAGAAAACGGCAGCCGCTCGTTTCTTCCGAGCCTTTCATGAGCGTTCGCTCAGAGCGGCCGCCAAGACGGAGCGAAATTCCTCGAATTATCCCGCGGCCCGCCATCAGGACGCCATCAGGCTGTGAGACGCGCGTGGAAGTAAATTGCTGGAGATTCATGACCTTCCAACTCACACCGCTTTCCATCTTTTCTCCTgcgtgtctgtgtatgtgtatgtgtatgtgtgtgtacgtgtgtgtgtgtgtgtttgtgtgtgtgtgtatgtgtgtgtgtttgtgtatgtgtacgtgtgtatgtttgtgtgtgtgtgtgtgtgtatgtgtgtgtgtatgtatgtgtgtgtgtgtgtatgtgtgtatgtgtgtgtgtgtgtatgtggtgtgtgtttgtgtgtatgtgtgtgtttgtgtgtggtgtggtatgtgtgtgggtttgtatgtgtgtgtgtgtgtgtgtgtatatgtgtatgtatgtgtatgtgtgtgtgtggatagtgtatgtgtgtgtatgtgtgtgttgtatgtgtatgtgtgtgtgtgtgttgtgtatgtgtgtttgtggtgtgtatgtgtgtgtgtgttgtatgtgtgtgtgtgtgtatgtgtgtgtatatgtgtatgtgtgtgtatgtgtgtttgtatgtgtatgtgtgtgggtggtg
Coding sequences within it:
- the cdh19 gene encoding cadherin-8 isoform X3; translation: MDLAGILPVVILASVLPWCVLAELEVGQMGGGSLHPRPRPKRGWIWSQIFVEEEDPTPRIIGKLKSNSDTGDLSIKYVLSGEGAGELFQIDEYTGEISVLKKLDREEKASYVLQAQAIDRRSNQPMEPESEFIVKVQDINDNAPVFLNKPYVSSIPEMSPVGTTVVQVTATDEDDPMFGNNAKLIYSIQQGEPYFSVEPKTGMIVTSWPNMDREAREGYLVVVQVKDMMGLSGGYSASTTVTITLTDVNDNGPVFQHNLYMFQVSESAPVGTTVGRVMADDGDVGANARMNYSLKDLEESSTFTIRTDPVTQEGIVLLAKPLDYERKRRFAISVDAVNDLIDTRYLSVNEFRDLTNVKIIVVDEDEAPVFRAPLYEWKVPENAAVGTTVGAVSARDVDEAGNPIRYSIAKSSGTKDVFRIDPNNGTVIVAKPLDRETSDWHNLTVAAKETRTSDLSSSVEVAVKVLDVNDNVPSLAAEYRPYICEGTEAGEIIQLISATDPDDPDGGHHLYFSMAPDKHINPNFTIRDNQDNTAGILARRSTFTRRDRAQYLLPVVVTDSGSPALSSTSTLTVRVCACQPAGHCASGGVEALVLSMGFGLQTLLGVLAGLVLLTEQSC
- the cdh19 gene encoding cadherin-8 isoform X2, with amino-acid sequence MDLAGILPVVILASVLPWCVLAELEVGQMGGGSLHPRPRPKRGWIWSQIFVEEEDPTPRIIGKLKSNSDTGDLSIKYVLSGEGAGELFQIDEYTGEISVLKKLDREEKASYVLQAQAIDRRSNQPMEPESEFIVKVQDINDNAPVFLNKPYVSSIPEMSPVGTTVVQVTATDEDDPMFGNNAKLIYSIQQGEPYFSVEPKTGMIVTSWPNMDREAREGYLVVVQVKDMMGLSGGYSASTTVTITLTDVNDNGPVFQHNLYMFQVSESAPVGTTVGRVMADDGDVGANARMNYSLKDLEESSTFTIRTDPVTQEGIVLLAKPLDYERKRRFAISVDAVNDLIDTRYLSVNEFRDLTNVKIIVVDEDEAPVFRAPLYEWKVPENAAVGTTVGAVSARDVDEAGNPIRYSIAKSSGTKDVFRIDPNNGTVIVAKPLDRETSDWHNLTVAAKETRTSDLSSSVEVAVKVLDVNDNVPSLAAEYRPYICEGTEAGEIIQLISATDPDDPDGGHHLYFSMAPDKHINPNFTIRDNQDNTAGILARRSTFTRRDRAQYLLPVVVTDSGSPALSSTSTLTVRVCACQPAGHCASGGVEALVLSMGFGLQTLLGVLAGLVLLTAEQSC